In Spirosoma aureum, a single genomic region encodes these proteins:
- the gyrA gene encoding DNA gyrase subunit A: MAEENPDLESPSNIIPINIEDEMRGAYIDYSMSVIISRALPDVRDGLKPVHRRVLFGMAELGVNYNKPHKKSARIVGEVLGKYHPHGDSSVYDTMVRMAQDWSLRYPLVDGQGNFGSIDGDSPAAMRYTEARLKRIAEELLTDIYKETVDFQPNFDDSLQEPSVMPAKLPNLLLNGSSGIAVGMATNMAPHNLTEVVDGIIAYLDNNEITIEELMQFVKAPDFPTGATIYGMEGVKSAFKTGRGRVVMRANATIEENRGKTQIIVTDVPYMVNKAVMLEKTAELINDKKIEGIMAFRDESDRDGLRVVYDLRKDAIPNVVLNNLYKHTALQSSFSINNVALVKGRPMLLNLKDMMKYYVEHRFEVVTRRTQYELREAEKRAHILEGLLIALDNIDAVINLIRSSRDPEVARTGLMQQFSLSDLQAKAILEMRLQRLTGLERDKLQAEYDELMSVIADLKAILANEERKRQVIKDELIDIRARYGDERRTQINPLGDGNISDLSLIADEDMIITISHEGYIKRTPTTEYRSQGRGGVGAKAAATKEEDFTEHLFTATMHNTLLAFTQKGRLYWLPVYELPEGSRLSKGRPLANFINIESDDKVRAVINVTDLKNEDYINNNYLVMCTRKGTIKKTMLEAYSRPRQNGIIAITIDEDDQLLGVCLTNGDNDIVIASSAGKAVRFHESRVRPMGRTAAGVRGISLDDEDKTDHVIGMVCIASADAQLLVVSEKGYGKRSAIDGYRVTNRGAKGVGTLKVTEKVGRLVAVLDVADNDDLMIINRSGIAIRTPVNEISVIGRNTQGVRLISLRDGDEISSVTKIKQEEVEDVASADTEEITE, encoded by the coding sequence ATGGCGGAAGAAAATCCCGACCTCGAATCTCCCAGTAACATCATTCCCATTAACATTGAGGACGAAATGCGTGGGGCCTACATTGATTATTCAATGTCGGTTATCATCTCGCGTGCCCTTCCAGACGTTCGTGACGGTTTGAAGCCGGTTCACCGTCGGGTGTTATTTGGCATGGCCGAACTGGGCGTTAACTACAATAAGCCCCATAAGAAATCGGCCCGTATTGTGGGGGAAGTATTGGGTAAATACCACCCGCACGGTGACTCATCCGTTTACGACACCATGGTCCGTATGGCCCAGGACTGGTCGTTGCGGTATCCACTCGTGGACGGTCAGGGTAACTTTGGGTCCATTGACGGCGACTCACCAGCGGCAATGCGGTATACCGAAGCCCGGTTAAAGCGGATTGCTGAAGAGTTGCTGACCGATATTTATAAGGAAACGGTTGATTTTCAACCCAACTTCGACGATTCGCTTCAGGAGCCGTCGGTGATGCCGGCTAAGTTGCCCAACCTGCTGCTCAACGGCTCGTCGGGTATCGCGGTCGGGATGGCGACCAACATGGCTCCCCACAACCTGACCGAAGTTGTCGATGGCATCATTGCCTATCTCGACAATAACGAGATCACGATTGAAGAACTGATGCAGTTCGTCAAAGCACCCGATTTTCCGACGGGGGCAACCATTTATGGCATGGAGGGCGTTAAGTCGGCCTTTAAGACCGGTCGCGGTCGGGTGGTCATGCGTGCCAACGCAACCATCGAAGAAAATCGCGGTAAAACCCAGATCATTGTCACGGATGTGCCGTACATGGTCAATAAAGCGGTGATGCTCGAGAAAACGGCTGAGCTGATCAATGATAAAAAGATCGAAGGCATTATGGCCTTCCGGGATGAGTCGGACCGGGATGGCCTTCGGGTCGTATATGACCTCCGTAAAGATGCCATACCGAACGTTGTTCTGAACAACCTCTATAAACATACTGCGCTGCAATCGTCCTTCAGCATCAACAATGTCGCGCTCGTGAAAGGGCGGCCGATGTTGCTCAACCTGAAGGATATGATGAAGTATTACGTCGAGCATCGGTTCGAGGTAGTTACCCGACGGACGCAGTACGAACTTCGTGAGGCTGAGAAACGGGCGCATATCCTGGAAGGGTTACTGATTGCCCTGGACAATATCGATGCGGTTATTAACCTGATCCGTTCATCGCGTGATCCGGAAGTAGCCCGCACCGGTCTGATGCAGCAGTTCTCCCTGAGCGATCTTCAGGCGAAAGCGATCCTGGAAATGCGTCTGCAACGGCTGACTGGTCTGGAACGCGACAAGCTACAGGCGGAATACGACGAGCTGATGAGCGTGATTGCCGATCTGAAAGCGATTCTGGCGAATGAAGAACGGAAACGGCAGGTTATCAAAGATGAACTGATCGATATTCGGGCCCGCTACGGGGACGAACGCCGGACGCAGATCAACCCCCTCGGTGATGGGAATATCAGTGACCTGTCGCTGATTGCCGATGAGGACATGATCATTACGATCTCGCACGAAGGGTATATCAAGCGGACGCCAACCACCGAATACCGGTCGCAGGGACGGGGTGGAGTAGGAGCGAAGGCTGCGGCTACCAAAGAGGAAGACTTTACGGAACACCTCTTTACGGCTACCATGCATAACACACTGCTGGCTTTTACACAGAAGGGTCGGTTGTACTGGCTGCCCGTTTACGAACTGCCGGAGGGGTCCCGCCTGTCGAAGGGTCGGCCACTGGCTAACTTTATCAATATCGAATCCGACGATAAGGTACGGGCCGTTATCAACGTAACGGATCTGAAAAACGAGGACTACATCAACAATAATTACCTTGTGATGTGTACGCGGAAGGGCACCATCAAGAAGACCATGCTGGAGGCCTACTCCCGGCCGCGTCAGAATGGTATCATTGCCATCACGATCGATGAGGACGATCAACTGCTGGGTGTGTGTCTGACAAACGGCGACAACGATATTGTTATCGCATCGAGTGCCGGGAAGGCGGTCCGTTTCCACGAAAGCCGTGTTCGCCCGATGGGCCGTACGGCGGCTGGTGTCCGGGGTATTTCGCTGGATGACGAAGACAAAACGGATCACGTGATCGGCATGGTTTGCATTGCGTCGGCGGATGCCCAGTTGCTGGTCGTTTCGGAGAAAGGCTACGGCAAACGCTCGGCGATCGATGGATACCGGGTGACAAACCGGGGTGCCAAAGGAGTTGGCACGTTAAAAGTGACCGAAAAGGTTGGGCGGTTAGTGGCCGTACTCGATGTGGCAGATAACGATGACCTGATGATTATCAATCGATCGGGAATTGCCATCCGGACACCGGTTAATGAGATCAGCGTGATTGGGCGAAATACCCAGGGTGTTCGTTTGATCAGTCTTCGTGATGGCGACGAAATATCGTCCGTAACGAAAATCAAGCAGGAAGAAGTTGAAGACGTGGCTTCGGCCGATACGGAAGAAATAACAGAATAA
- a CDS encoding RES family NAD+ phosphorylase gives MLVYRITKAIYADRLVASGGAARWNSRGQFVLYTAATRALACLENVVHRSGEGLQDTFRVMVIAIPDTVLITELLPETLPADWFDFGQYDACQRIGGEWLMSGRSAVLRVPSAIIANEWNYLLNPAHPEFSRITLQRTEPFLFDPRIKS, from the coding sequence ATGCTTGTCTACCGAATTACAAAAGCTATTTATGCCGACCGGCTGGTTGCCTCCGGAGGAGCGGCCCGCTGGAACAGCCGGGGCCAGTTCGTGCTGTATACAGCTGCCACGCGCGCGCTTGCCTGTCTGGAGAACGTAGTGCACCGCAGTGGCGAAGGCTTACAGGATACCTTTCGGGTGATGGTTATTGCTATTCCCGACACGGTGTTGATCACGGAACTGCTCCCGGAAACGCTGCCCGCCGACTGGTTTGACTTCGGGCAGTACGATGCCTGTCAGCGGATAGGAGGGGAGTGGCTGATGAGCGGCCGATCGGCGGTTTTGCGGGTTCCGTCAGCGATCATCGCCAACGAATGGAATTACCTGCTCAATCCGGCTCATCCCGAATTTAGCCGCATTACCCTACAGCGTACGGAGCCGTTTCTGTTTGATCCGCGTATCAAATCCTGA
- a CDS encoding AraC family transcriptional regulator has product MVKDHLREPFELILKEFMDVCPRGKHAHTFFEVIYIVAGTGRQCIHDTEVRYGPGNLFLVAPNDTHTFKIETTSRFFFIRFNNGYIQASKQDNGLVQRLELILQNARHEPGCLLRNEADERAVAQLMEIILHEHLRKDLYHKELIGQLVNTLLVIIARNISQAFPAVIDETSEEKAIDILQYIQSNIYYPEKLRVEAISAHLGLSETYLGRYFKKHAHETLQQYILNYKLKLVENRLVHSQMRIKEIADEFGFTDKSHLNRIFKKYRGVNPTSFRQSAKAVV; this is encoded by the coding sequence ATGGTAAAAGACCATCTGCGTGAGCCTTTCGAACTGATCCTGAAAGAATTTATGGATGTATGCCCCCGTGGGAAACACGCGCATACCTTTTTTGAGGTGATTTATATCGTGGCGGGTACCGGTCGGCAGTGCATTCATGACACCGAGGTTCGTTACGGGCCGGGTAACCTGTTTCTGGTGGCACCGAATGACACGCATACCTTTAAGATCGAAACAACCTCGCGGTTTTTCTTTATCCGGTTTAACAACGGTTACATTCAGGCATCCAAACAGGATAACGGGCTGGTTCAGCGACTGGAGCTGATTTTACAGAACGCACGCCATGAACCCGGTTGTTTACTCCGGAATGAAGCCGACGAACGGGCGGTCGCGCAGCTGATGGAGATCATTCTGCACGAGCATCTGCGTAAGGATCTGTATCATAAAGAACTGATCGGGCAGTTGGTGAATACCCTGCTGGTGATCATCGCCCGGAACATTTCGCAGGCGTTTCCGGCGGTTATCGATGAAACCAGCGAAGAAAAAGCGATTGACATCCTGCAGTACATTCAATCCAATATTTACTATCCTGAGAAATTGCGGGTGGAGGCAATCAGTGCACACCTGGGCTTATCGGAAACGTATCTGGGTCGTTATTTTAAGAAACATGCGCATGAAACCCTACAGCAGTATATCCTGAACTATAAGCTGAAACTGGTTGAGAACCGCCTGGTGCACAGTCAGATGCGCATTAAGGAAATCGCCGATGAGTTCGGCTTTACCGATAAGAGTCACCTGAACCGGATCTTTAAGAAATACAGGGGCGTTAATCCCACCAGCTTCAGGCAGTCAGCCAAAGCCGTTGTTTAG
- a CDS encoding zinc-dependent alcohol dehydrogenase family protein, with protein sequence MKALILEAYDAPFHLSDIAMPVAGPGQVLVKISASGVNPLDLKIKAGQAAHAQTRLPAILGIDMAGVVEDVGAGVTAFKPGDEVYGMIGGIAGVPGSLADYAAVDADLLAPKPANLTSREAAALPLSVITAWEGLVDRAHVHTGQTVLIQGGAGGVGHIAVQLAIARGAQVFATVDPARHDLMKTYGATPIDYTRLPVDAYVQEFTAGEGFDCILDTLGGHILDDSFKAVKRYTGHVISMLGWGTHSLAPLSFRGATYSGVFTLYPLISGKGRAHHGQILREATALVEAGKLRPLVDKNRYTRETIADAYAALTQRTAQGKLIIDIDQPES encoded by the coding sequence ATGAAAGCACTCATTCTGGAAGCGTACGACGCTCCCTTCCACCTAAGCGATATAGCCATGCCGGTAGCTGGTCCGGGACAGGTACTGGTCAAAATCAGCGCCAGTGGGGTCAATCCATTGGATCTGAAAATTAAAGCGGGGCAGGCCGCCCATGCGCAAACCCGGTTACCGGCCATATTAGGCATTGATATGGCTGGCGTGGTGGAAGACGTGGGTGCAGGCGTAACCGCTTTTAAACCAGGCGACGAGGTGTATGGTATGATCGGTGGTATTGCGGGTGTGCCGGGCTCACTGGCCGACTATGCAGCGGTCGATGCTGATCTGCTGGCCCCGAAGCCCGCCAATCTAACCAGTCGGGAAGCCGCGGCCTTGCCCTTATCCGTCATAACCGCCTGGGAAGGATTGGTAGACAGGGCTCATGTACACACCGGACAAACAGTATTGATTCAGGGCGGAGCAGGTGGCGTAGGCCATATTGCGGTGCAGCTAGCCATTGCCAGGGGAGCACAGGTGTTTGCAACGGTTGATCCGGCCCGGCACGACCTGATGAAAACGTACGGGGCTACGCCTATCGATTATACACGGCTCCCGGTCGATGCGTACGTACAGGAATTTACCGCTGGTGAAGGCTTTGACTGCATCCTGGATACCCTTGGCGGCCACATCCTAGATGATTCCTTTAAAGCAGTCAAACGCTATACCGGGCACGTGATCAGTATGTTGGGCTGGGGTACGCATAGTCTGGCACCATTGTCCTTTCGCGGGGCCACCTATTCCGGCGTCTTTACCTTATATCCGCTGATCTCGGGAAAAGGCCGGGCTCATCATGGTCAGATTCTCCGGGAAGCAACCGCTTTAGTTGAGGCTGGAAAGCTAAGACCCTTGGTCGATAAAAACCGGTATACGCGTGAAACGATAGCCGATGCGTATGCAGCACTCACGCAACGAACCGCCCAGGGGAAACTGATCATTGATATTGATCAGCCGGAAAGCTGA
- the parS gene encoding type II RES/Xre toxin-antitoxin system antitoxin yields the protein MIVQDRTALVFSALKGVPATRFFEIADLTGYKREQLAEVFDTSLKTFQRYEREHKKLNPQDSEKVLKIMALFQTGESVFGAADSFRRWMDKPAYGLGNQVPFDLLHTSGGIDLVLDEVIRIEYGDLA from the coding sequence ATGATCGTTCAAGACCGCACCGCCCTCGTTTTTTCCGCCCTTAAAGGTGTTCCAGCCACTCGTTTCTTCGAGATTGCCGACCTGACAGGCTATAAACGCGAACAACTGGCGGAGGTATTCGATACCTCCCTCAAGACGTTTCAGCGGTACGAGCGGGAGCATAAGAAGCTGAATCCGCAGGATAGTGAGAAAGTCCTGAAAATCATGGCCCTCTTTCAAACCGGTGAATCCGTTTTTGGTGCCGCCGATTCATTCCGGCGGTGGATGGATAAGCCGGCTTATGGCCTGGGTAATCAGGTGCCGTTCGATCTGTTGCATACCTCGGGAGGCATCGATCTGGTGCTGGACGAAGTAATCCGTATCGAATACGGCGATCTGGCCTAG
- a CDS encoding DUF1501 domain-containing protein: MKNRWNRREFLQKTSAATLAALAAGAPMPSLLSGCTSGSTAVQGTADTVILLWMAGGMAHTETFDPKKYTPFEKGMAGNRVLSTFKSVPTVLDGIHFSDGLQSIGRVMDKGTLIRSYVAADMGHILHSRHQYHWHTCYEPPQTVAAPHIGAWIAKELGPKNPVIPAFVDIGQRFTVGEGEELKAFHTAGFLGNEFGPFFIPDPSQGLESVRPPIGMDARRFERRNQLYNELISNSPVGEFGSDYQKESLRRSMEQAYRLLNSPEAKAFDLSTEPKASYDRYNTGRFGLGCLLARRLTEQGARFISVTTEYEPFKGWDTHENGHTRLEEMKKQIDGPIAQLITDLAKTGHLDRTLVVVASEFSRDMMVEGRPGAKVLEQVNQPDVLSDLKFYGMHRHFTDGCSVLLFGGGIKKGFVYGKTADERPCKTIENPVRIDGIHQTIYHALGIPPDTQYEIEKRPFYTTPDGKGKPVLELLA, from the coding sequence ATGAAGAACAGGTGGAATAGACGGGAATTTCTGCAGAAAACGAGTGCGGCTACGCTGGCGGCACTGGCGGCCGGCGCGCCCATGCCGAGTCTGCTGTCGGGTTGTACGTCTGGATCAACTGCCGTGCAGGGAACTGCCGATACGGTGATTCTGCTCTGGATGGCCGGGGGCATGGCGCATACCGAGACGTTTGACCCCAAAAAATACACGCCCTTCGAGAAAGGCATGGCCGGGAATCGGGTATTGAGTACGTTCAAATCAGTCCCGACCGTTCTGGATGGCATTCATTTTTCGGATGGTCTCCAGAGCATCGGTCGCGTTATGGATAAGGGTACCCTGATTCGCTCGTATGTGGCGGCCGATATGGGGCATATTCTTCATTCGCGGCATCAATACCACTGGCATACCTGTTACGAGCCTCCGCAAACCGTGGCCGCTCCGCACATCGGTGCCTGGATTGCCAAGGAACTGGGGCCGAAAAATCCGGTGATTCCGGCCTTCGTCGATATAGGTCAGCGCTTTACCGTTGGTGAAGGCGAAGAACTGAAAGCCTTCCATACAGCTGGTTTTCTGGGGAATGAATTCGGTCCGTTTTTTATTCCCGATCCCAGCCAGGGCCTTGAGAGCGTTCGGCCTCCAATCGGCATGGACGCCCGGCGGTTCGAGCGACGGAACCAGTTGTATAATGAACTCATCAGCAACAGCCCCGTTGGCGAGTTTGGGAGCGATTACCAGAAAGAATCCCTCCGGCGATCGATGGAACAGGCCTACCGGTTGCTGAACTCCCCCGAAGCGAAGGCTTTTGATCTGAGTACGGAACCCAAAGCCAGTTATGACCGGTACAATACCGGTCGGTTTGGGCTGGGTTGTCTGCTGGCCCGTCGGCTGACCGAGCAGGGTGCCCGTTTCATCAGCGTCACGACCGAATACGAGCCGTTCAAGGGGTGGGACACGCACGAGAACGGCCATACGCGCCTGGAAGAAATGAAGAAGCAGATCGATGGGCCGATTGCCCAGTTGATTACCGATCTGGCTAAAACGGGGCACCTGGATCGTACCCTGGTCGTTGTGGCCAGTGAATTTAGCCGGGATATGATGGTTGAAGGGCGGCCGGGGGCTAAGGTGCTGGAACAGGTTAACCAGCCCGATGTGCTGTCTGACCTGAAATTTTACGGCATGCATCGGCACTTTACCGATGGTTGCTCGGTGCTCCTGTTTGGGGGCGGAATCAAGAAAGGGTTTGTGTACGGCAAAACTGCCGATGAACGGCCCTGCAAAACCATCGAAAACCCGGTTCGTATCGATGGAATCCATCAGACCATCTACCACGCGCTGGGTATTCCGCCCGATACCCAGTATGAGATTGAGAAGCGCCCGTTTTATACAACGCCGGATGGGAAGGGAAAGCCGGTCCTGGAACTGCTGGCTTAA